In Chloroflexota bacterium, a single genomic region encodes these proteins:
- the hisZ gene encoding ATP phosphoribosyltransferase regulatory subunit, whose translation MTLRFSSNEGTLRVGHSKMKRQLAALPLGVRDILFAEAARRTDLQTGLRRLFEGWGYSEIVTPTFEYAQTMEIGAGPALLQEMYRFLDREGQLLALRSDITTSVARIVGTKLLDQPKPLRFYYIANVFRHEEPQAGRQREFYQAGVELIGSERPEADAEVVALTVRSLQVAGLNNFQLNLGHIGFFKGLTEDLALSPSEVGLVRAAIDRKDAGALRSLLLSLGIGERERRVLTELPCLCGRREIIEKAHSLAINPRSEQAIKNLAEIYEYLDDHGLVEHIIIDLGEVRGMEYYTGMMFEGFVQGLGFSVCSGGRYDDLIGRFGQHAPAVGFALGLERVLLALDKQNEKPPTAQVASEVLLSNHAGQRGLALAETLRGKGYRVEVEVLGRAKDELLTYAGQKGIKYVVQAGEVLKIWTSGRCISRDWMEVGEVEQWQA comes from the coding sequence ATGACGTTGCGATTCAGCAGCAACGAGGGAACATTGCGGGTGGGCCATAGCAAAATGAAGCGTCAACTGGCCGCACTCCCCCTGGGAGTGCGCGATATTTTATTTGCGGAGGCAGCAAGGAGGACTGACCTTCAAACAGGGCTCCGTCGCCTTTTTGAGGGGTGGGGCTATTCTGAAATCGTTACGCCAACTTTCGAATATGCTCAGACAATGGAGATCGGCGCCGGTCCCGCCCTCCTTCAAGAGATGTACCGCTTTCTCGATCGGGAGGGACAACTACTGGCTCTGCGCTCTGACATTACCACCTCCGTCGCCCGCATCGTCGGCACTAAGCTGCTGGACCAACCCAAGCCCCTGCGTTTCTACTACATCGCCAACGTCTTCCGTCACGAGGAGCCACAGGCTGGTCGTCAGAGGGAGTTTTATCAGGCTGGAGTGGAGTTGATCGGCTCTGAAAGACCAGAGGCTGATGCAGAGGTCGTTGCCCTGACGGTGCGATCGCTGCAAGTGGCTGGGCTGAACAACTTCCAGCTTAATCTGGGACATATCGGCTTCTTTAAGGGACTCACCGAAGATTTAGCCCTTTCGCCCTCTGAGGTGGGGCTGGTAAGAGCAGCTATCGATCGCAAAGATGCCGGTGCCCTTCGCTCCCTTCTGCTCAGCCTCGGTATAGGCGAAAGGGAGAGAAGGGTGCTTACAGAGCTGCCATGCCTGTGTGGAAGAAGAGAGATAATCGAGAAAGCGCACTCGCTGGCCATAAACCCGCGCTCTGAACAGGCGATCAAGAATTTGGCTGAGATATACGAGTATCTAGATGACCATGGCCTGGTCGAGCATATCATCATTGACCTCGGTGAGGTCCGAGGCATGGAGTACTATACCGGGATGATGTTCGAGGGGTTCGTGCAAGGATTGGGTTTCTCTGTCTGTAGCGGTGGCCGCTACGATGACCTCATCGGCCGCTTCGGCCAGCATGCCCCGGCCGTTGGGTTCGCCTTGGGGCTGGAGCGGGTTCTGCTGGCCCTGGATAAGCAAAATGAAAAGCCCCCAACGGCGCAGGTTGCATCAGAGGTGCTGTTGAGCAACCACGCTGGACAGCGAGGGTTAGCCCTCGCCGAAACCTTGCGTGGAAAGGGGTACCGCGTTGAGGTTGAGGTCCTGGGACGAGCTAAAGATGAACTACTCACCTATGCTGGGCAAAAGGGGATCAAATACGTTGTACAGGCTGGTGAAGTTCTCAAGATATGGACGTCTGGACGTTGTATCAGCCGGGATTGGATGGAGGTGGGGGAGGTGGAGCAGTGGCAGGCATAA